The Kineothrix sp. IPX-CK genomic interval ATATTCATTCCATCGTATTTGCACCAGCGCTTGGAAATTATGGAATTAAAGCGTTAGCGGATATATATGCGGGAAGGACCAATCCGTCAGGCCGTACGGTAGATACTTTTGCAGCAGATGCGCTGGCATCTCCGGCGGCACAGAACTTTGGTGATTATCAATATTATACGGAGAGCGGAAGCCCGACCAAATATAACTATATCAGTTATTCGGAGGGTATCTATGTAGGATATAAATATTATGAGACCCGGTACGAAGATGTCGTGTTGAGGCAGGGGAATGCAGGTGACTTTGATTATGCGTCTGAAATGGTATATCCTTTTGGATACGGACTTTCCTATACAACATTTGAATGGTCTGATTATTCCGTTTCCTGGGATGGAATAACAGCCACGGTTAAAGTAGATGTGACCAATACAGGAGAGATGGCGGGCAAAGACATTGTTCAGGTGTATGTACAAAGTCCATATACCGAATATGATAAGACGAATAAAGTAGAAAAAGCATCTGTTAATTTAGTCGGTTATGGAAAAACAAATGAACTGGCACCCGGAGAGACGGAGACAGTAGTTGTTACTTTTGAGCAGGAACAGTTAAAATCATATGATTATGTAAATGCGAAGACTTATATCCTGGATGCCGGAACTTATTATATTACAGCCGCTGATAATGCTCATAGCGCTATAAATAATGTATTGACTGCAAAAGGGAAGAGTGTGGCGGACAAAATGACGGCAGATGGAAATGCAGAATTGGTTTCCGAATATGAACCGTCAAATAGCGATGTTGATGCAGTTGTTTATTCTAAAGATTCTTATACCGGAACTGAAATCAATAACCAATTTGATGAGGCGAACGGTGGCCTGACCTATTTGACAAGAAGCGACTGGGGAGGAACCTTCCCGGCTCATGACGGCATGATAAGCGACTCGATCAGTACGTGGGGAAATGAAATAAATGGAACGGATGAAAGCGGAAATCCTGCATCCTATTTATATTATAAAACGTTAAGCAATGATTTGCTTGCGAAGCTGGACTCGACGGATTCCTTAAATCCGATAGATACCAGTGAGATTAAAGCAAAGATCGTATATAATGCGGATAATGGACTTCGATTGATCGATATGAGAGGCTTGGATTATGATGATAGCCGCTGGGAGAATTTATTGGATCAGTTAACGCCCGAAGATTATCAGGTAATGATAGCGCAGGCGGGATATGGAACACTTTCTCTCGACTCTGTCGATAAGCCGTTCGATGTAGATGCGGATACAGCAGTAGGATTAATATATGGCGGAACTGGTATGATGTTTCCAAGCAGTATGGTTTTAGCACAGACCTGGAACACCGCTTTGGCAGAGGAGTTTGGAAAAATGATAGGAAATGAAGCCATCCTTGGAGGAGCACACGGATGGTATGCACCTTCCATGAATATTCATCGTACACCTTTCAGCGGAAGAAATGGTGAATATTATTCGGAGGATGGTTTCTTGTCCGGTAAAGTGGGAGCTGCGACCAATTATGGAGTGGCGCAGAAGGGAGTCTATGCTTTCTTGAAACACTTTGCATTAAACGATCAGGAAAATCACCGGGGGGATCGTGAAGGACAGTATGGCGCTGCTACTTGGTCTAATGAACAGGCTATTCGTGAAATTTATTTAAAGCCTTTCGAGATGAGTATAAAAGCAGGAAATATTACGCTGAATTATGTGGAAAAAACGGAAGAAGGGAATTATGTAAACAAATCTCGGGAATTCCCTGCCGGTCAGGCAATCATGACTGCGTTTAACCGGATCGGTTATACCTGGACAGGAGGACATTATCCGTTAATTACCGGAGTACTTCGAAATGAATGGGGCTTTAATGGATTTGTGATTACCGATAATGCGAATACCGGAGTCTTTATGGATGCGTTCCAGATGATAGAAGCAGGAGCAGACGGAAAGCTTACAAGTATTCCGGAAGGAGCCCGTTATTCCTTTAATGAATCGAATGAGGCGGAGTATCATTATGGACGAGAGGCAATGCACCGCATGCTGTATACCATTGTGAATTCAAAAGCTATGAATGGAGCAATGCCGGGAAGTGAATTCAAGGAAGGCGTACAGATCGTGCAGAAATTACAGATAGGAGTTAGTGTAATCGGCGGCGGTCTCATTCTTTTAATGGTATTTCTCACATATCGGAGATTTCGCAGGAGAAATCCCATTGTTGTTTCGACACTAATTAGTGAAGAAGCAGTTTCTTTGCGGCAGTAAATAAGATATCCCATACTAGCCGTTACCCGGATAATTTGGTACAATGGCAGTAAATAGGAAGGGAGGATGAAAACAATGATTCGTATCGCTGTCGTAGACGATGATCCAATAAGTGTTGAACAGTTAAAAAGCTATTTGGCACAGTATCAGAGGGAGCGCGGTCAGGAGCTAAGTATCGTAACTTTTTCAGATGGAGATGAGATTGTAGAAAACTATAAAGCGGAATATGACATCATTCTTCTGGATATAGAAATGAGATTTATGGACGGAATGACAGCGCCCTCCGTTATTCGTAAAAGTGATCCCGAGGTAATCATTATTTTTATAACGAATATGGCCCAATATGCCATTAACGGATATACGGTAAATGCAACGGATTATGTGCTCAAACCTGTGTCTTATTTTTCTTTTTCACAGAGTTTGGATAAAGCTATTGGCAGGATTAACCGGAAGATAAATAATTTTATTGCGGTAGGAGTAAAGGGTGGAACGGTAAAGCTTTATGTTTCCGACATTTGTTATGTTGAAAGTCAGGGGCATCGATTGATTTTTCATACTCGCACGGAAGAATATGTTACCTTTGCTACTATGAAGGAGGCGGAGGAGAGACTAAAGGGGACAGACTTTTTTAGATGTAATAAGGGCTGTCTTTTAAATCTGGCTTATGTGGACGGCGTGCAGAATGACTGTGTGATTATTAATGGTGAAAGCATAGCGATCAGTCGGGGAAGAAAGAAGGAATTTATGGAAGAACTAACAAATTACCTGGGAGGAGCGATATGATGGACCAAGTAATCCTTACTGAGATTCCGAGACTATACACTGGAATCGCGGAATGGGCGGCGTGCAGTGTATATATACTCATGCTGAAGAAGAGATACCGCGGCGCTGCCATGTGGCTGTTTATGGGATCAACGCTGATTATACAATGCCTGGTTCTGGAACTGTCAGGTCACTTTTCTAAAAATTTTTGGCTTTTGGGCATGTTCCTGGCGATTGGCCTGATGCTTCTTTACTTTTATCTTTCCTGCGAGATGAATTGGATCAACGCAGGATACTATTGTATAAGAGCCTTTATTTTGGCAGAATTTGCAGCTTCTTTGGAATGGCAGCTGTATTATTATATAGTGGGAAGCACACAAAACTTAAGTTTATGGCTAAGCATACTTGTTTTGGCGGCAACTTATGCAGTAGTATATGTAGGAGTTTTCTTTTTGGAAAAGAAACACATGTACCTCTCTCAGGAAAAAACGACGGCAAAGGAATTGGTCTTCGTCATTGCGATTGGTTCGGCAGTCTTTTTTGTGAGTAATTTGAGCTTTGTCTACGCCAATACACCTTTCAGCAGTCAGATTACAAGGGAGATTTTCAATATTCGTACCCTGGTTGATTTGAGCGGTCTCACTATTTTATACGCGTATCACATTTTGAGGAGAGAGATGCAGGCAAAGTACGATTTGGATGCCATGCGGAATATTTTACAGAGTCAGTATACTTTATACCGTAAGTCAGGTGAGAGCATCGATATAGTCAACCGTAAATATCATGATTTAAAGCATCAGATAGCGGTTCTGCGGGCGGAAGAGGATTCGGCGAAGAGGCTGGCGTTTCTGGATGAGATGGAAAGCGAAATCAAGATGTATGAGGCGCAGAACAAGACGGGTAACTCCGTGGTGGATACTATTCTGACAGGAAAAAGCATTACCTGCCAGAAGCATAATATTGAATTGACATGCGTGGTGGATGGCAAACTCCTGAATTTCATGCATGTTATGGATATATGCACGCTATTTGGGAATTCGCTGGATAATGCTATCGAATGTGAGATTCAGATTGAGGAACAGGAGAAAAGGCTCATTCATGTGGAAGTGGTTTCGAAAAAGGACTTTATCGTGCTCCGTTTTGAAAATTATTTTGAAGGGGATATTGAAATTGAGGATAATCTTCCTGCTACTACGAAGGCGAACAGGGAATATCACGGATACGGAATAAAGAGTATCAAATACACGGCAAAAAAATATGGTGGATGGGTGACGATAAATAAAAAAGGGAACTGGTTCGAGCTCAATATTGTAATTCCGGCACCAAAAGAATAAATTTGATAAGGGGTGGACTGCCCCTTATTTTTTTATTTCATAGGAAAGATCTTGTTACGTTGCAGTAGTAAAGTTTCGGTTTCCTATGAAATAAAAGCACTCCGTGCAGGATACGCAGCTTCGCGCGCGGAACAAAAGCTGAGCTGCCGAAGTATTTTAGCGTGAGAGTGTGCGAAGCACACTTTTGTTCTTCTGAAAAGACACTTTATAATTACATAGATGGGGGATTGTTTGACATAAGAAAATCGGTTACAAAACAGGAATCTGGATTTGCATTTCCCCCTTTGTTAAATATAAACATATCTAAAAGCAGTTTATGAAAGAAAAAGGACAGTTTGTGTAAACCAAGTCAAAAAAGAAAAAATTATGATATATTTTAATTGCCTAAGTTCTTTAAAAACAGGCGAGAAAAAGGAGGGAAATAATGATTGAGAAAAAGTTAAAAAAATTAATGGCTCTGATGTTATCCGGAGCTCTTGTACTTAGTCTTACAGCCTGCGGAGGCAATGTAGGGCAGACTGAAAGTACAACCGAAACCCCAAAAACATCTGCGAGTCCAGAAGAAACACAGACAGCGTTATCGGAAACACCTGTTCTGTATGAGTCTGCATATACAAGTAAGGAAGAAGCATTACAGGCGGGGCTTGATTTAAATGTGGCGATTTCTGAAGAGGGTATGATCCTTTTAAAGAATGAAGGTGCTGCACTTCCGCTTGCAGGCGGAGCAAAAGTCACGATGCTTGGTTACGCGGCAGTCGATCCGAATGCAGGTTCCGGCGCGAACGTCGTTGACGCTTCTGCCGGAGCAGCTATTGCGGAGACCACCGTAATCTCAGGAATGGAAGATGCAGGGTTTGCTCTGAACAAAACAGTCCTTGACCTCTACACGCAGTGGGCATCAGAGGAGGTAGAAGGGGCGGAGGCAGATGAGCAAGGGAATGTTCCCAAGAAAGCTTCCGATATCCTGGTGGCAGCTGATTTTGCAGAAGCTTCCGGGACTGATGAATGGAAAGCATCTCTGGGAGAGTACGGCGATGCGGCTATAGTTGTCATTTCGGGCGGCACCGGTGAGATTGCAAAGGACGGAAGAATTCACTCCCTGCAGCTTGATGATGAGCAGTATGACCTGATTGATTATGCAGCTGCAAATTTTGATAAAGTTATTGTGCTGGTAAATAACTGTACTCCGATTGAAATTGCAGAAATTCAAAAAAATGATGCAGTTGATGCGATTCTGAATATCGGCGAACCCGGCGACAACGGATTTGAGGCGCTGGGGAGAATTATTGCCGGTGAAGTGAATCCTTCCGGCAGAACGGTTGATACTTGGGCGGTAGATTTTACGCAGAGCCCGTCTTACACGATTTTCAACACCAGAACCAGTGCAACGGCACAGGGTGAAGACGGCAACGGCACAATGACCGGTTATACCAGGTACAGTGTAAACGGCGAACCGGTAAATACATGGTCCGTAGGTTATGAAGAAGGCATTTATGTAGGTTACAGATATTATGAAACCAGAAGCTATGAAGAAAACAAATCAGGCACGGAGGATTCATGGTGGAATGCGAATGTAAACTATCCCTTCGGTTATGGTCTTTCCTATACTGACTTTACATGGGAAGTGACTCCTGCTACAGCAGCAGATTCTGCGGTGACCAAAGCGGATACTCTGACATTTGACGTCAAAGTAACCAATACCGGCGATGCTGCAGGTAAGGAAGTTGTTCAGTTATATTATACGGCTCCTTACGGCACAGAGGAAACAGGCAATGATACGGTAATTGAAAAATCATATGTTGTTCTCGGAGATTATGCAAAAACAGGTATACTTGAACCGGGCGCAAGCGAGGTCCTACAGGTTTCCGTTGATGTTTCCGATATGGCTTCATACGATGATGTGACAGATAAGACATACGTTTTGGATGCAGGTACTTACAATGTTAAGGTTGCAGGCAATGCTCACTATGGCATGAGCGCAAATGATGTTGATTTTAATTACATTGTTGCGCAAAAGGAATTGTGTAATGAGGCGGTTACAGGTGTGGAGATCACCAATGCTTTGGACGATGTAACAGAAGGTTTTGCAGACGAAGGGTATACCGCTTTATCCCGCAGTGATTTTAAAGGAACAATGCCGGATGGCTTTGAGGCTGTAAAAGAAATCTCTGAAGAGGAATATGCTACATGGGACTATGATGATGCGGCATACAACGCTTATTATGATGCGGCGGCAATCGGCACACCCGTTTATGAGACAGATGCTGCAAATCGTACAGCAGATAAATATTCCATGGTTTTGTCCGATCTGATTGGCGCGGATGCAGACGATGCGAGATATCAGGAATTGGTTGAACAACTGACGTTACAGGAATTAGCGGATTTGGTCAATGTAGGCGGATTCAATTCCGTTGGCATACCGTATATCGGCAAACCATATTCACGTGATACCGATGGCCCTAAGGGATGGACAGGTAAC includes:
- a CDS encoding glycoside hydrolase family 3 N-terminal domain-containing protein, with the translated sequence MKQKKGKAGKIVRTILSGILTIILVIAIIAVNTVLPANGRIVNNLLGYNQSIDNSKADTEGLDLNYYKSDYTKDEIGTAEEELNMKIAGEGIVLLKNDNNSMPYAEGTTFSFFSANSDTFTTGGFSLSGGSSNAVSNLKDGFESGGFGVNEKLWNFYTKGNGKEYGLGAGSISFGDAEDFSINEAPISVIQSEEGLVESFEGTVPVFVLRRVAGEGRDMPRSMYNHTDKAEDQSKSYLELDSTELEVLQYLNDNFDDVALLVNSNAALELDWVSQFPNIHSIVFAPALGNYGIKALADIYAGRTNPSGRTVDTFAADALASPAAQNFGDYQYYTESGSPTKYNYISYSEGIYVGYKYYETRYEDVVLRQGNAGDFDYASEMVYPFGYGLSYTTFEWSDYSVSWDGITATVKVDVTNTGEMAGKDIVQVYVQSPYTEYDKTNKVEKASVNLVGYGKTNELAPGETETVVVTFEQEQLKSYDYVNAKTYILDAGTYYITAADNAHSAINNVLTAKGKSVADKMTADGNAELVSEYEPSNSDVDAVVYSKDSYTGTEINNQFDEANGGLTYLTRSDWGGTFPAHDGMISDSISTWGNEINGTDESGNPASYLYYKTLSNDLLAKLDSTDSLNPIDTSEIKAKIVYNADNGLRLIDMRGLDYDDSRWENLLDQLTPEDYQVMIAQAGYGTLSLDSVDKPFDVDADTAVGLIYGGTGMMFPSSMVLAQTWNTALAEEFGKMIGNEAILGGAHGWYAPSMNIHRTPFSGRNGEYYSEDGFLSGKVGAATNYGVAQKGVYAFLKHFALNDQENHRGDREGQYGAATWSNEQAIREIYLKPFEMSIKAGNITLNYVEKTEEGNYVNKSREFPAGQAIMTAFNRIGYTWTGGHYPLITGVLRNEWGFNGFVITDNANTGVFMDAFQMIEAGADGKLTSIPEGARYSFNESNEAEYHYGREAMHRMLYTIVNSKAMNGAMPGSEFKEGVQIVQKLQIGVSVIGGGLILLMVFLTYRRFRRRNPIVVSTLISEEAVSLRQ
- a CDS encoding LytTR family DNA-binding domain-containing protein, which produces MKTMIRIAVVDDDPISVEQLKSYLAQYQRERGQELSIVTFSDGDEIVENYKAEYDIILLDIEMRFMDGMTAPSVIRKSDPEVIIIFITNMAQYAINGYTVNATDYVLKPVSYFSFSQSLDKAIGRINRKINNFIAVGVKGGTVKLYVSDICYVESQGHRLIFHTRTEEYVTFATMKEAEERLKGTDFFRCNKGCLLNLAYVDGVQNDCVIINGESIAISRGRKKEFMEELTNYLGGAI
- a CDS encoding ATP-binding protein, with protein sequence MMDQVILTEIPRLYTGIAEWAACSVYILMLKKRYRGAAMWLFMGSTLIIQCLVLELSGHFSKNFWLLGMFLAIGLMLLYFYLSCEMNWINAGYYCIRAFILAEFAASLEWQLYYYIVGSTQNLSLWLSILVLAATYAVVYVGVFFLEKKHMYLSQEKTTAKELVFVIAIGSAVFFVSNLSFVYANTPFSSQITREIFNIRTLVDLSGLTILYAYHILRREMQAKYDLDAMRNILQSQYTLYRKSGESIDIVNRKYHDLKHQIAVLRAEEDSAKRLAFLDEMESEIKMYEAQNKTGNSVVDTILTGKSITCQKHNIELTCVVDGKLLNFMHVMDICTLFGNSLDNAIECEIQIEEQEKRLIHVEVVSKKDFIVLRFENYFEGDIEIEDNLPATTKANREYHGYGIKSIKYTAKKYGGWVTINKKGNWFELNIVIPAPKE
- a CDS encoding glycoside hydrolase family 3 C-terminal domain-containing protein; this encodes MIEKKLKKLMALMLSGALVLSLTACGGNVGQTESTTETPKTSASPEETQTALSETPVLYESAYTSKEEALQAGLDLNVAISEEGMILLKNEGAALPLAGGAKVTMLGYAAVDPNAGSGANVVDASAGAAIAETTVISGMEDAGFALNKTVLDLYTQWASEEVEGAEADEQGNVPKKASDILVAADFAEASGTDEWKASLGEYGDAAIVVISGGTGEIAKDGRIHSLQLDDEQYDLIDYAAANFDKVIVLVNNCTPIEIAEIQKNDAVDAILNIGEPGDNGFEALGRIIAGEVNPSGRTVDTWAVDFTQSPSYTIFNTRTSATAQGEDGNGTMTGYTRYSVNGEPVNTWSVGYEEGIYVGYRYYETRSYEENKSGTEDSWWNANVNYPFGYGLSYTDFTWEVTPATAADSAVTKADTLTFDVKVTNTGDAAGKEVVQLYYTAPYGTEETGNDTVIEKSYVVLGDYAKTGILEPGASEVLQVSVDVSDMASYDDVTDKTYVLDAGTYNVKVAGNAHYGMSANDVDFNYIVAQKELCNEAVTGVEITNALDDVTEGFADEGYTALSRSDFKGTMPDGFEAVKEISEEEYATWDYDDAAYNAYYDAAAIGTPVYETDAANRTADKYSMVLSDLIGADADDARYQELVEQLTLQELADLVNVGGFNSVGIPYIGKPYSRDTDGPKGWTGNYTDTNDRFNYFSSEPMIAATFNEDLLYQMGEIIGEQGLWGNSTVSGGIVYSYTGWYAPGMNIHRSPFDSRVTEYYSEDPFLTGSLAANVSQGAKSKGCYITLKHFAFHNDGGGATTYRFGPISTGTGMDGLSAWMTEQTAREVYLKGYQKAVEEGEATFAMGSFTRIGKTWCSASYGVMNQITRDEWGFNGAVVTDIVLYNSCNAYQLIKAGANMMLDAKVYGLEGGIYLDIEEILAMDKDAQNITIHCMQEAAKQILYMVANSNAMQLPKGTKVIYTDTVEVDGEDVAVTLADAKVGEAYTSDALNTAVLNTYYAYSDIAYTVEGLPGGMTFDAATGIIGGTPSAAGDYTIKITAEATGYEPAAIELALIVAK